One genomic window of Devosia salina includes the following:
- a CDS encoding DMT family transporter, producing the protein MPLGVVLAFLAYASFSVADALIKATGPALSVFEIAFFTTSFSIIPAMLTKRGERWRDAYKLHHPWLVHLRCLTAITGTACVMYAFTHIAFADVYSIGFTTPLFVTLLSVLVLREHVALHRWVLLFISFMGVVLVIRPGLRALETGHFVMMLGAVMGAITTTVLRHVAQKERRVSLVGLQVLYSAIVNAALMAPTFVLPTPAQLGVLLGIGLLGGMGGLLLIQASKQTPANLIAPVQYSQLIWAILFGALFFGEYPDWIAIIGMLIVVGAGLLNVLTEKTPIRWKPRIFFFRIGQ; encoded by the coding sequence ATGCCCCTCGGCGTCGTTCTTGCCTTTCTGGCCTATGCCAGTTTTTCCGTCGCCGATGCGCTGATCAAGGCCACGGGCCCCGCCCTCTCGGTCTTCGAGATCGCTTTTTTCACCACCAGTTTCTCGATCATTCCGGCCATGCTGACCAAGCGCGGCGAGCGCTGGCGCGATGCCTACAAGCTGCATCATCCCTGGTTGGTGCATCTGCGCTGCCTGACCGCCATTACCGGCACCGCCTGCGTGATGTATGCCTTCACCCACATCGCCTTTGCCGATGTCTATTCGATCGGCTTTACCACCCCGCTCTTCGTCACGCTGCTCTCGGTGCTGGTCCTGCGCGAACACGTGGCGCTGCATCGCTGGGTGCTGCTGTTCATCAGCTTCATGGGCGTGGTGCTGGTGATCCGGCCGGGCCTGCGCGCCCTGGAAACCGGGCACTTCGTGATGATGCTCGGCGCCGTCATGGGCGCCATCACCACCACCGTGCTGCGCCACGTGGCCCAGAAGGAGCGCCGCGTAAGCCTGGTGGGGCTGCAGGTGCTCTATTCGGCCATCGTCAATGCCGCGCTCATGGCCCCGACCTTCGTGCTGCCCACACCTGCCCAGCTCGGCGTGCTGCTGGGCATCGGCCTTCTGGGCGGCATGGGCGGCCTGCTGCTGATCCAGGCCAGCAAGCAGACGCCGGCCAACCTGATAGCGCCGGTACAGTATAGCCAGCTGATCTGGGCCATCCTGTTCGGCGCACTCTTCTTCGGCGAATATCCCGACTGGATTGCCATCATCGGCATGCTGATCGTGGTCGGGGCGGGGCTGCTCAATGTTCTCACGGAAAAGACGCCCATCCGCTGGAAGCCGCGCATCTTCTTCTTCCGCATCGGGCAATAG
- the alaS gene encoding alanine--tRNA ligase: protein MTSVNDLRSSFTGYFARNGHEAVSSSPLVPRNDPTLMFTNAGMVQFKNVFTGVEKRPYSTATTAQKCVRAGGKHNDLDNVGFTARHHTFFEMLGNFSFGDYFKDRAIELAWNLLTKDWGLPKEKLMVTVYQDDDEAMALWKKIAGLSEDRIVRLGAKSNFWQMGDTGPCGPCSEIFYDHGDKIWGGPPGSPDEDGDRWIEIWNLVFMQFEQHADGSRTGLPRPSIDTGMGLERIAAVMQGVHDNYDIDLFKALIGAAANATNADVNGPGNRSLRVIADHLRSMSFLIAEGVLPSNEGRGYVLRRIMRRAMRHATLLGASEPVIHKLVPTLVREMGQAYPELSRGEAMIAETVRLEEGRFLKTLGRGLQILEAETANLGEGAVLDGATAFKLYDTYGFPLDLTQDALRSRNISVDQAGFDAAMAQQKAEARKNWAGSGEAATDTVWYGLADRLGPTEFLGYETETAEGEVKALLVDGAEVDAIAAGQEGIVVVNQTPFYGESGGQVGDTGLIKGEGVVVDVLDTGKHHGVFAHKVKVSEGTLRLGQAVELLVDHDRRSSIRANHSATHLLHEALRIVLGDHVAQKGSMVSAERLRFDFVHTKPMSPQEMAEVEDIANAIILQNTPVETRLMGVEEAKDSGARALFGEKYGDEVRVVSMGEPTGNGLGWSVELCGGTHVRRTGDIGLVSVVSEGAVAAGVRRIEALTGNAARHRGNANTAIVASAAGLLRSGTHEVLDRIEALQGQLKSAEKALADARQKLALGGGGEAAGANETVNGVTFVGRVVEGVAAKDIKSVVDAEKKRIGSGVVVMVLKGDDGKGTVAIGVTDDLTSRYAAGTLIKSATAALGGQGGGGRPDMAQGGGPDGSKANDAIAAIKALI, encoded by the coding sequence ATGACCAGCGTAAACGACCTCCGTTCGAGCTTTACCGGCTATTTTGCCCGCAACGGCCATGAGGCCGTGTCGTCGAGCCCCCTGGTGCCGCGCAACGATCCGACGCTGATGTTCACCAATGCGGGCATGGTGCAATTCAAGAACGTCTTTACCGGCGTCGAAAAGCGCCCCTATTCCACCGCCACGACAGCGCAGAAATGCGTGCGGGCGGGTGGCAAGCACAATGACCTCGACAATGTGGGGTTCACCGCGCGGCACCACACCTTCTTTGAAATGCTGGGGAATTTCTCCTTTGGCGACTATTTCAAGGACCGGGCGATCGAACTGGCCTGGAACCTGCTGACCAAGGATTGGGGCCTGCCCAAGGAAAAGCTGATGGTCACCGTCTATCAGGACGATGACGAGGCGATGGCGTTGTGGAAGAAGATTGCCGGCCTGTCCGAGGATCGCATCGTGCGGCTCGGCGCCAAGTCGAACTTCTGGCAGATGGGCGATACGGGCCCCTGCGGACCGTGCTCGGAAATCTTCTACGACCATGGCGACAAGATCTGGGGCGGCCCTCCGGGCTCGCCGGACGAGGATGGCGATCGCTGGATCGAGATCTGGAACCTGGTGTTCATGCAGTTCGAGCAGCATGCCGACGGTTCGCGCACCGGCCTGCCGCGCCCCTCGATCGATACAGGCATGGGCCTTGAGCGCATCGCGGCGGTGATGCAGGGCGTGCACGACAATTACGACATTGACCTGTTCAAGGCGCTGATCGGCGCCGCGGCCAATGCCACCAATGCCGATGTCAATGGCCCGGGCAACCGCAGCCTCCGCGTCATTGCCGATCATTTGAGGTCGATGAGCTTCCTCATCGCCGAAGGCGTGCTGCCCTCCAATGAGGGGCGTGGCTATGTGCTGCGCCGGATCATGCGCCGCGCCATGCGCCATGCGACCCTGCTGGGTGCTTCCGAGCCGGTCATCCACAAGCTGGTGCCGACCCTGGTGCGCGAGATGGGCCAGGCCTATCCCGAACTGAGCCGCGGCGAAGCGATGATCGCCGAGACGGTGCGGCTCGAGGAGGGGCGCTTCCTCAAGACGCTGGGCCGTGGCTTGCAGATCCTGGAAGCCGAGACCGCCAATCTGGGCGAAGGCGCCGTGCTCGATGGCGCCACGGCCTTCAAGCTCTACGACACCTATGGCTTCCCGCTCGACCTGACCCAGGACGCGCTGCGTTCGCGCAACATTTCGGTGGACCAGGCCGGTTTCGACGCCGCCATGGCGCAGCAGAAGGCCGAGGCCCGCAAGAACTGGGCCGGTTCGGGCGAAGCGGCGACCGATACCGTCTGGTATGGGTTGGCGGATCGGCTCGGCCCGACCGAATTCCTCGGCTATGAGACCGAGACGGCCGAAGGCGAGGTCAAGGCGCTGCTGGTCGATGGCGCCGAGGTGGATGCCATTGCTGCCGGGCAGGAGGGCATCGTGGTGGTCAACCAGACGCCCTTTTATGGCGAGAGCGGCGGCCAGGTTGGCGATACCGGCCTCATCAAGGGCGAGGGGGTCGTGGTCGACGTCCTCGATACCGGCAAGCATCACGGGGTCTTCGCGCATAAGGTGAAGGTGAGCGAGGGCACGCTCCGGCTCGGACAGGCGGTGGAGCTGCTGGTCGATCACGATCGCCGTTCGTCCATCCGCGCCAACCATTCGGCCACGCATTTGCTGCACGAGGCGCTGCGCATCGTGCTCGGCGACCATGTCGCCCAGAAGGGCTCGATGGTATCGGCCGAGCGGCTGCGTTTCGACTTCGTGCACACCAAGCCGATGAGCCCACAGGAAATGGCCGAGGTCGAGGACATCGCCAATGCCATTATCCTGCAGAACACGCCGGTCGAGACACGGTTGATGGGTGTCGAGGAAGCCAAGGATTCGGGCGCCCGCGCGCTGTTTGGCGAGAAATATGGCGATGAAGTGCGGGTGGTCTCCATGGGCGAGCCCACGGGCAATGGTCTGGGGTGGTCGGTGGAGCTGTGTGGCGGCACGCATGTGCGGCGCACCGGTGACATCGGACTGGTGTCGGTTGTCTCCGAAGGCGCCGTGGCCGCCGGCGTGCGCCGCATCGAGGCGCTGACCGGCAATGCGGCCCGTCACCGCGGCAATGCCAATACGGCGATCGTCGCTTCGGCCGCGGGTCTGCTCCGCTCCGGGACGCACGAGGTGCTCGACCGCATCGAGGCGCTGCAGGGCCAGCTCAAGAGCGCCGAAAAGGCGCTGGCCGATGCCCGGCAGAAGCTGGCGCTGGGCGGGGGCGGTGAAGCCGCCGGCGCCAATGAGACCGTCAATGGCGTCACCTTTGTGGGGCGCGTCGTCGAAGGCGTTGCTGCCAAGGACATCAAGTCGGTGGTCGATGCGGAAAAGAAACGCATCGGGTCCGGCGTGGTCGTCATGGTGCTCAAGGGCGATGACGGCAAGGGCACGGTAGCCATCGGGGTCACCGATGATCTGACCAGCCGCTATGCGGCCGGCACGCTGATCAAGTCGGCAACGGCTGCTCTGGGCGGGCAGGGCGGTGGCGGCCGGCCGGACATGGCCCAGGGCGGCGGCCCGGACGGCTCCAAGGCCAATGACGCCATTGCAGCCATCAAGGCGTTGATCTAG
- the recA gene encoding recombinase RecA: protein MAASPLRVVEGGSMDKDKALAAALSQIERNFGKGSIMRLGENAAIEVEAISTGSLGLDIALGIGGLPKGRIVEIFGPESSGKTTLALHVIAEAQRKGGICAFVDAEHALDPVYARKLGVNVDDLLISQPDAGEQALEITDTLVRSGAIDVLVVDSVAALTPRAELEGEMGDSLPGQQARLMSQAMRKLTGSISKSKCLVIFINQIRMKIGVMYGSPETTTGGNALKFYASVRLDIRRIGALKDREEIVGNQTRVKVVKNKLAPPFRQVEFDIMYGEGISKTGELLDLGVKSGIVEKSGAWFSWDSQRLGQGRENSRQFLKDNPEIAATIEQGVRESSGLLGEVLLVAGGEDDASSDD, encoded by the coding sequence ATGGCAGCTTCGCCGCTTCGCGTTGTTGAGGGTGGATCGATGGACAAGGACAAGGCTCTCGCAGCCGCGCTGAGCCAGATCGAGCGGAATTTCGGCAAGGGCTCGATCATGCGCCTGGGCGAAAACGCCGCCATCGAGGTCGAGGCGATCTCGACCGGTTCGCTCGGTCTCGACATCGCGCTGGGCATTGGCGGCCTGCCCAAGGGACGAATCGTCGAGATTTTCGGGCCGGAAAGCTCGGGTAAGACGACGCTGGCGCTGCATGTCATCGCCGAAGCGCAGCGCAAGGGCGGCATTTGCGCCTTTGTCGATGCCGAACATGCGCTCGACCCGGTCTATGCCCGCAAGCTGGGTGTCAATGTCGACGACCTGCTGATCTCCCAGCCCGATGCGGGCGAACAGGCCCTGGAAATCACCGATACGCTGGTGCGCTCCGGCGCCATCGACGTGCTGGTGGTGGATTCGGTGGCGGCGCTGACCCCGCGCGCCGAACTCGAGGGCGAAATGGGCGACAGCCTGCCCGGGCAGCAGGCGCGCCTGATGAGCCAGGCCATGCGCAAGCTGACCGGCTCGATTTCCAAGTCGAAATGCCTTGTCATCTTCATCAACCAGATCCGCATGAAGATCGGTGTGATGTATGGTTCGCCCGAGACCACCACGGGCGGCAATGCGCTGAAATTCTACGCCTCGGTACGCCTCGACATCCGCCGCATCGGCGCGCTCAAGGATCGCGAGGAGATCGTGGGCAACCAGACCCGCGTCAAGGTGGTCAAGAACAAGCTGGCGCCGCCGTTCCGTCAGGTCGAGTTCGACATCATGTATGGCGAGGGTATTTCCAAGACCGGCGAATTGCTCGATCTGGGCGTCAAGTCCGGCATTGTCGAGAAGTCCGGCGCCTGGTTCTCGTGGGATAGCCAGCGATTGGGCCAGGGACGCGAGAATTCCCGCCAGTTCCTCAAGGACAATCCCGAAATTGCGGCCACCATCGAGCAGGGCGTGCGCGAAAGCTCGGGCCTGCTGGGCGAAGTTCTGCTGGTTGCCGGAGGCGAGGACGACGCGAGCAGCGACGATTGA
- the araD1 gene encoding AraD1 family protein gives MHLIQYYDDKGNRAVAVTREGQTHRVNGVTTVYDLVQQALAAGQGGLSAAIDGKGLGEVVDKLALAREGRLLAPIDHPDAAHLHVTGTGLTHLGSAATRDAMHKANGEKPAGELTDSMKMFRMGLENGKPEAGQKGVQPEWFYKGNGHIVVNPGHPIPSPAFALDAGEEPEIAGIYVIDQHGQPRRLGFALGNEFSDHVTERINYLYLAHSKLRACSFGPELRVGNLPRHIEGMSRIFRDGKVLWEKPFLSGEDNMSHTIANLEYHHFKYDLFCQPGDVHVHMFGTATLSFADGISTQPDDVFEIEESQFGLPLRNPVRVEEDKPVIINGLY, from the coding sequence ATGCACCTGATCCAGTATTACGATGACAAGGGAAACCGCGCCGTCGCCGTCACCCGCGAGGGGCAGACGCACCGCGTCAACGGCGTCACCACCGTCTATGACCTGGTTCAGCAAGCGCTTGCGGCCGGCCAGGGCGGTCTTTCGGCGGCCATCGACGGCAAGGGATTGGGCGAGGTCGTGGACAAGCTGGCGCTGGCCCGCGAGGGTCGGCTTCTGGCCCCGATCGACCATCCTGATGCAGCCCATCTCCATGTCACGGGCACCGGCCTCACCCATCTGGGCTCCGCCGCCACGCGCGACGCGATGCACAAGGCCAATGGCGAAAAGCCCGCCGGTGAATTGACCGACAGCATGAAGATGTTCCGCATGGGTCTGGAAAACGGCAAGCCCGAGGCTGGCCAGAAGGGCGTGCAACCCGAATGGTTCTACAAGGGCAATGGCCATATCGTGGTCAATCCCGGCCATCCCATCCCCTCGCCTGCCTTCGCGCTGGATGCCGGCGAGGAGCCGGAAATCGCCGGCATCTATGTCATCGACCAGCACGGCCAGCCGCGCCGGCTGGGCTTTGCCCTGGGCAATGAATTCTCCGATCACGTGACCGAGCGGATCAACTATCTCTACCTCGCCCATTCCAAGCTGCGCGCCTGCTCCTTCGGCCCCGAACTGCGGGTGGGCAACCTGCCGCGCCATATCGAGGGCATGTCGCGCATCTTCCGCGACGGCAAGGTGCTGTGGGAAAAGCCGTTCCTTTCGGGCGAGGACAATATGAGCCACACCATCGCCAATCTCGAATATCACCACTTCAAATATGACCTGTTCTGCCAGCCCGGCGACGTCCACGTGCATATGTTCGGCACGGCGACGCTGAGCTTTGCCGACGGCATTTCCACCCAGCCCGATGACGTCTTCGAAATCGAGGAAAGCCAGTTCGGCCTGCCCCTGCGCAATCCCGTGCGGGTGGAAGAGGACAAGCCGGTCATCATCAACGGCCTTTACTAG
- a CDS encoding aldo/keto reductase: MTARSFEKRRVAQTDLAMTTLGLGGASLAGIFSAVPADQARATARHALEVGINYVDTAPQYGLGRSEHLVGEVVREASPRPIISTKVGRRLTPVSPDRQDKGNWVDPLPFDQLYDYSYDGILRSYEDSLQRLGLEKVDILYVHDIGAATHGVEGNKPLWAQLASGGYRALRELRDGGTVKAIGLGVNEWEVCMDAFGLGDWDVFLLAGRYTLLEQTALAPFMTTCIERKASVVVGGPFNSGILVGGDTFNYAKAPDDVVARVRAIEAVCKAFNVPLPAAALQFPLTHPAVCNVLPGPRSPAELDGILDWWDIRIPAALWSTLADEGLLAPGTPIPGGTA, encoded by the coding sequence ATGACCGCGCGCAGCTTCGAGAAACGCCGCGTTGCCCAGACCGATCTGGCGATGACCACGCTGGGCCTGGGCGGCGCAAGCCTGGCCGGCATCTTCTCGGCGGTGCCTGCCGATCAGGCGCGTGCCACGGCGCGCCATGCCCTCGAAGTGGGCATCAACTATGTCGATACGGCGCCGCAATATGGTCTGGGACGCTCGGAACATCTGGTGGGTGAGGTGGTACGCGAGGCCAGCCCCCGGCCGATCATCTCCACCAAGGTGGGGCGGCGCCTCACCCCGGTCTCCCCCGACCGGCAGGACAAGGGCAATTGGGTCGATCCCCTGCCCTTCGACCAGCTCTACGATTATTCCTACGATGGCATCCTGCGCTCATACGAAGACAGCCTGCAGCGGCTGGGCCTTGAAAAGGTGGACATCCTCTATGTCCACGATATCGGCGCCGCGACCCATGGCGTCGAGGGCAACAAGCCGCTCTGGGCGCAATTGGCGTCCGGCGGCTACAGGGCCCTGCGCGAGCTGCGCGACGGCGGCACCGTCAAGGCCATTGGCCTGGGCGTCAACGAGTGGGAAGTGTGCATGGACGCCTTCGGTCTGGGCGACTGGGACGTGTTCCTGCTGGCCGGCCGCTATACCCTGCTCGAACAGACGGCCCTGGCGCCCTTCATGACCACCTGCATCGAGCGCAAGGCCTCGGTGGTGGTCGGCGGTCCGTTCAATTCCGGCATTCTGGTGGGAGGCGACACGTTCAACTACGCCAAGGCCCCCGACGATGTCGTCGCGCGCGTTCGCGCCATCGAAGCGGTGTGCAAGGCGTTCAACGTGCCCCTGCCCGCCGCCGCGCTGCAATTCCCCCTCACCCACCCGGCCGTCTGCAATGTGCTGCCCGGCCCCCGGTCGCCGGCCGAACTGGACGGCATTCTCGACTGGTGGGACATCCGCATTCCCGCCGCGCTGTGGAGCACATTGGCCGATGAGGGCCTCTTGGCCCCCGGCACGCCCATACCCGGCGGCACGGCTTGA
- a CDS encoding ArsR/SmtB family transcription factor has protein sequence MSNAARLDATFHALSDPTRRAILARLAQEGDVTVMALAEPFAMSQPAISKHLKVLEKAGLVSRGRDAQKRPVHLEAQPLAEATGWLIEYRRYWQAQFGRLDDLLDELQRLEAAAGKN, from the coding sequence ATGAGCAATGCGGCGCGCCTTGACGCCACCTTCCATGCCCTGTCCGATCCCACGCGGCGGGCCATCCTGGCGCGGCTGGCCCAGGAGGGCGATGTGACCGTCATGGCCCTTGCCGAGCCCTTCGCCATGAGCCAGCCTGCCATCTCCAAGCACCTCAAGGTGCTCGAAAAGGCCGGCCTGGTATCGCGCGGCCGTGACGCCCAGAAGCGGCCGGTGCATCTCGAGGCCCAACCGCTGGCAGAGGCCACCGGCTGGTTGATCGAATATCGCAGATACTGGCAGGCCCAGTTCGGCCGCCTCGACGATCTCCTCGACGAGTTGCAGCGCCTCGAAGCCGCCGCGGGGAAAAACTAG
- a CDS encoding SRPBCC domain-containing protein, whose translation MQFGDPLSVTTPTDTQIVITRGFTAPPHLVYACYTQPSLIRRWLTGPDGWTMPVCAYDARPGGSYRFEWHGPGGEGFLAVSGDISQIDAIRYIDSQEVFDGGVMGPAYRAELAFELDGRGTRLLNTLTYTSLAHRDMVAATGMAEGMEMSFRSLDRLLAAEQG comes from the coding sequence ATGCAGTTTGGCGATCCCCTCTCGGTCACAACGCCTACCGACACCCAGATCGTCATTACCCGCGGCTTCACCGCGCCGCCGCATCTGGTCTATGCCTGCTACACCCAGCCCAGCCTCATCCGCCGCTGGCTGACCGGCCCCGACGGCTGGACCATGCCGGTTTGCGCCTATGATGCCCGTCCGGGCGGCTCCTATCGCTTCGAGTGGCACGGCCCCGGTGGCGAGGGCTTCCTCGCGGTCTCGGGCGACATCAGCCAGATCGACGCCATCCGCTATATCGACAGCCAGGAAGTGTTCGACGGCGGCGTTATGGGCCCAGCCTATCGCGCCGAGCTCGCTTTCGAACTCGACGGTCGCGGCACCAGGCTGCTCAACACGCTGACCTACACGTCCCTCGCCCATCGCGACATGGTTGCCGCAACGGGCATGGCCGAGGGCATGGAGATGAGTTTCCGGAGCCTGGATCGGTTGCTTGCGGCGGAACAGGGCTGA
- a CDS encoding DUF2237 family protein — protein sequence MTVVPRIEGQAELNVLGEPLQPCSHDPLTGYFRSGYCAAGEEGAAVHLICIAATEAFLAYSKSVGNDLSTPRPEFNFLGLVAGNRWCLVAARWAQAHNAGKAPRVFLRSTNQKVLDLIPLEFLKAYALDLN from the coding sequence ATGACCGTCGTCCCACGCATCGAAGGCCAGGCCGAGCTCAATGTGCTGGGCGAGCCGCTGCAGCCCTGTTCGCATGATCCGCTGACCGGCTATTTTCGCTCCGGCTATTGCGCTGCGGGGGAAGAGGGCGCGGCGGTGCACCTGATCTGCATCGCGGCGACGGAGGCATTCCTCGCCTATTCGAAGAGCGTCGGCAACGATCTCTCGACACCGCGTCCGGAGTTCAATTTTCTGGGGCTGGTGGCGGGCAATCGCTGGTGCCTGGTGGCCGCGCGCTGGGCGCAGGCGCACAATGCCGGCAAGGCGCCGCGGGTGTTCCTGCGCTCGACGAACCAAAAGGTGCTGGACCTGATTCCGCTGGAATTTCTCAAGGCTTACGCGCTGGATTTGAACTAG
- the cckA gene encoding cell cycle histidine kinase CckA, whose translation MASTPLGDDSYPEPVLDAGRGGAGLWRVVVLGLVLVVVAVVFSLFGDRIPSELVMTFVGVLAVAGVFFLFGLAAGLFRFAGSEDRRTLSHAVVDSLPFGAVIADREGKITYVNHHYGSFPGAMTNGVPVGVPRLFSGYADAGEAIYRLSRAARDGRSAIEDIRVPGGLGGSQAEANRVFWYRVSVRPLPQTDDARKPLVAWSVEDITRDRENNETAFRDLQRAIDYLDHSPSGFFSADAHGRIQYLNSTLADWLGYDLAEFNAGQLALSDIVRGDGASLLMRGRGDGEIRTEVIDIDLVRRNGTALPVRLLHRAARLADGELGETRTLVLDMSSAPDTEEELRAAEVRFSRFFNDTPFAIATLDGEGRIVRTNAPFGRIFHWSGEDKSLELQPLGDLIGEASRDKLVRALADATAQRSEVEPVDAVLSAEGDHAVRLYISASEVSAGSPEQVNVYALDMTDQRKLEAQFAQSQKMQAVGQLAGGVAHDFNNLLTAIIGFSDLLLLKHKPGDPSFNELMQIKQNANRAAGLTRQLLAFSRRQTLRPQVLELPLIVDDLTVLLKRMIGEKNNLSVEHGRNIWPVRADVVQLEQVIINLVVNARDAMPNGGSITIRTANVTEAEAAGMKFEGMVPADYVLIDVEDTGTGMSPEVLAKIFEPFFTTKELGKGTGLGLSTVYGIVKQTEGFIYPVSTVGVGTTFKIFLPRYVPTPEEAAAKAASAAAPAKDLTGHERILLVEDEESVRAFSARALKATGYEVFEADGGEEALEVLEDLDYEVDLIISDVVMPEMDGPTMLKVIREKMPRLKIIFVSGYAEESVRRDIEDDQSVDFLPKPYSLDQINSKVKEVLGRMDKSE comes from the coding sequence ATGGCATCGACGCCGCTCGGCGATGACAGCTATCCCGAACCGGTCCTGGACGCGGGGCGCGGCGGAGCCGGGCTATGGCGCGTGGTCGTGCTCGGCCTGGTGCTGGTGGTGGTGGCCGTGGTGTTCTCGCTGTTCGGGGACCGAATTCCGTCCGAACTGGTGATGACCTTTGTGGGCGTGCTGGCCGTCGCCGGCGTGTTCTTCCTGTTTGGCCTGGCCGCGGGCCTGTTCCGCTTTGCCGGCAGCGAAGACCGGCGCACGCTCAGCCACGCGGTGGTCGACAGCCTGCCATTTGGCGCCGTGATCGCCGATCGGGAAGGCAAGATCACCTATGTGAACCATCATTATGGCAGTTTCCCCGGCGCCATGACCAATGGCGTGCCGGTGGGCGTGCCGCGCCTGTTTTCCGGCTATGCGGATGCGGGCGAGGCGATCTACCGGCTGTCGCGGGCGGCGCGCGACGGGCGCAGCGCCATCGAAGATATCCGGGTGCCCGGCGGGCTGGGCGGATCGCAGGCCGAGGCCAACCGGGTGTTCTGGTATCGGGTTTCGGTGCGGCCGCTGCCGCAGACCGATGATGCGCGCAAGCCGCTGGTGGCCTGGTCAGTCGAGGACATCACCCGCGATCGCGAGAACAATGAGACCGCGTTCCGCGATCTGCAGCGCGCCATCGATTATCTCGATCATTCGCCCTCGGGCTTTTTCTCGGCCGATGCGCATGGCCGCATTCAATATCTCAACTCCACCCTGGCCGACTGGCTCGGCTATGACCTGGCCGAATTCAATGCCGGGCAACTCGCGCTTTCCGACATCGTGCGCGGCGATGGCGCCTCGCTGCTGATGCGGGGCAGGGGCGACGGGGAAATCCGCACCGAGGTCATCGATATCGACCTCGTGCGCCGCAATGGCACGGCGCTGCCGGTGCGCCTGCTGCATCGCGCCGCGCGGCTGGCCGACGGGGAACTGGGTGAAACGCGGACGCTGGTGCTCGACATGTCGAGTGCGCCGGATACGGAAGAAGAATTGCGCGCCGCCGAAGTGCGGTTTTCGCGCTTCTTCAACGACACGCCGTTCGCCATTGCCACGCTCGATGGCGAAGGCCGTATCGTGCGCACCAATGCGCCGTTCGGGCGGATCTTCCATTGGTCGGGCGAGGACAAGAGCCTCGAATTGCAGCCGCTTGGCGACCTGATCGGCGAGGCCAGCCGGGACAAGCTGGTGCGTGCACTGGCGGACGCGACCGCACAGCGTTCGGAAGTCGAGCCGGTGGACGCGGTGCTCAGCGCCGAAGGCGACCATGCGGTGCGGCTCTATATTTCGGCTTCCGAGGTCAGCGCCGGTTCGCCCGAGCAGGTCAATGTCTATGCGCTGGACATGACCGACCAGCGCAAGCTCGAGGCCCAGTTTGCCCAGAGCCAGAAAATGCAGGCCGTGGGCCAGCTTGCGGGCGGCGTGGCGCACGACTTCAACAATCTGCTCACCGCCATTATCGGTTTCTCCGACCTGCTGCTGTTGAAGCACAAGCCGGGCGATCCCAGCTTTAACGAGCTGATGCAGATCAAGCAGAACGCCAATCGCGCAGCGGGCCTCACCCGCCAGCTGCTGGCCTTCTCGCGCCGCCAGACCTTGCGGCCGCAGGTGCTGGAGCTGCCGCTGATCGTTGACGACCTGACGGTGCTCTTGAAGCGCATGATCGGCGAGAAGAACAATCTCTCCGTCGAGCATGGCCGCAATATCTGGCCGGTGCGCGCCGACGTGGTGCAGCTCGAACAGGTGATCATCAACCTGGTGGTCAATGCCCGCGACGCCATGCCCAATGGCGGTTCGATCACCATTCGCACCGCCAATGTCACCGAGGCCGAGGCGGCGGGGATGAAGTTCGAGGGCATGGTGCCGGCCGACTATGTGCTGATCGATGTCGAGGATACCGGCACGGGCATGAGTCCGGAGGTGCTGGCCAAGATCTTCGAGCCCTTCTTCACCACCAAGGAGCTGGGCAAGGGGACCGGGCTGGGGCTTTCCACGGTCTATGGCATCGTCAAGCAGACCGAGGGCTTCATCTACCCGGTTTCGACCGTGGGCGTGGGCACGACCTTCAAGATTTTCCTGCCGCGCTATGTGCCGACGCCGGAAGAGGCGGCGGCCAAGGCAGCGAGCGCTGCAGCGCCGGCCAAGGACCTCACCGGCCATGAGCGCATTCTCCTGGTCGAGGACGAGGAAAGCGTGCGCGCCTTCTCGGCCCGGGCGCTCAAGGCCACCGGCTACGAGGTATTCGAGGCCGATGGCGGCGAGGAAGCGCTCGAAGTGCTCGAAGACCTCGACTACGAGGTCGATCTCATCATCTCGGATGTGGTGATGCCGGAAATGGATGGCCCGACCATGCTCAAGGTCATCCGCGAGAAGATGCCCAGGCTGAAGATCATTTTCGTTTCCGGCTATGCCGAGGAAAGTGTGCGCCGCGACATCGAGGACGACCAGAGCGTCGACTTCCTGCCCAAGCCCTATTCGCTCGACCAGATCAATTCCAAGGTCAAGGAAGTGCTGGGGCGAATGGACAAGAGCGAGTAG